The Helicobacter cetorum MIT 00-7128 region GTAAAATAAGAAATGAAAGAAGAAATAAGATTAAAGGATTTTGAGTGATAAGTATTAAAGATATTTCTGCTTTAGAAGTTATGGATAGTAGGGGTAATCCTACCATTCAAGCAACCATTACACTAAGTGATAATACCAAAGCCAGTGCGATTGTGCCTAGTGGGGCAAGCACAGGTAAAAGAGAAGCTTTAGAATTAAGAGACAATGATAAAACACGCTTTTTGGGTAAAGGCGTGTTAAAGGCATGTGAAAATGTCAATCGTGTGATTAAAGATAATTTAGTAGGGCTTGATGCGTTTAATCAAGCTTTAGTGGATAAGGTTTTAAAAGAATTAGACAACACACCTAATTATTCTAACCTAGGGGCAAATGCAACTTTGGGTGTGTCTATGGCATTAGCAAGGGCTAGTGCGAAGTCTTTAAACATTCCTTTGTATCGCTATTTAGGGGGAGCTAACGCCTTAACTTTGCCTGTGCCTATGCTTAATATCATTAATGGTGGAACGCACGCAAATAATTCTATAGACTTTCAAGAATACATGATTATGCCCTTAGGTTTTGAGAGTTTTAAAGAGGCTTTAAGGGCAAGTGCAGAAGTTTATCAGGTGCTTAAAAAACTCCTAGATGAGAAAAATCAGCTCACAAGCGTGGGCGATGAAGGGGGCTTTGCACCTAATTTTAAAAACAATGTAGAACCTTTAGAAGTCATTTCTCAAGCCATTGAAAAAGCCGGTTACAAGCTAGGCGAAGAGATAGCCCTTGCCTTAGATGTGGCTAGTAGTGAATTGGTAGATGAAAAAGGTTATTATCATTTAAAGGGCGAAGATAGAGTTTTAAATGCGTTTGAATTAGTCGCCTACTATGAAGAATTAGTTTCAAAATACCCGATTGTGTCTATTGAAGATGGCTTGAGCGAAGATGATTGGAATGGTTGGGAATTTTTAAGCAAAGCATTGGGGCATAAAGTCCAGCTAGTGGGCGATGATTTGTTCGTAACGAATGCAAGTATCCTAAAAAAAGGCATTGAAAAAAATATTGCGAATGCGATTTTGATTAAGCCTAATCAAATTGGCACCATTAGTGAGACTTTAGAGACAATAAGATTAGCTAAATTGCATGCATATAAATGCGTGATGAGCCATAGGAGTGGGGAGAGCGAAGATAGCTTTATTGCTGATTTTGCTGTGGCATTAAATACCGGAGAAATTAAAACCGGATCAACCGCAAGAAGTGAAAGAATCGCTAAATACAATCGCCTTTTAGAGATTGAGCATGAATTAAAAGAAGGCGTTTATTTGGGTAGGGAGTTATTCAAGCGTGGCTGAAGTTTTGTTTGAGCAAGAAGAAGTCAAGTCAAACAGGTTCAAAGACTTCTTTTATGCCAATCGCATGATTATTGTATTTTTTATTGCGTTGCTTGCCTTTGGCTACTACTTAGGGAAATTGCTTTTTGGAGGCTCATCTTTGGAAAGGTATTGGGATTTGAAAGATAAGCATGAACGCTTGCAACATGAAATCGTAGAATTGCAAAGTCAAAATGTGCGTCTTCAAAAGCGTCTCTTTGAATTAAGAGAGTTGCGCCCTAAAGACTAAGATTAAGGAAAAAGTGGAGTGTTTTTAAAAAGTTTTATAAGTCTTGTAATCGCTTTTAGTGTATCGTATGCTAGAGATAACCCTTTTGACCCAGAGATTACTTCTAAAAACATGCAAGGGGGTTTTAGTGATGTCTATGAAAGCTACTTTAAAAAGCTAGATATTGACTTGCCAACAACTGCTAGGATTTTAAAAAAGATAAGCATTACTTACCAAGATATTGATGGCTCTATCCATACTAAGGTTATTCCTGTTGATAAGAGCATTGATTGGCATTACCCTTTGAAACTTTCTCAAAATACACTTTCTCAATCTGAACTTGAAAGGCGTTATAAAATCAAGGAATTTGAATTTGTTATTTCTAATAACACCTTGACTTTGCATTCTCCTTATAAATTGTTGCGCTCGTTTGTATTGATAGAGCCTTATCGTATTGTTTTAGACATTAAACGAGGTTCTGAAAAAATTCATGAGGTTCTAGCATTAGAGCAGAAATTTTTTTCTCAAATCAAGCTAGGAACGCATGATGATTTTTATCGCATTAGCATTACTTTAGATGGTAAATACCGCTATATTTTAGAGGAAAAAAAGGGTGCATACCAATTAATTTTAAAATGATAAACGAACATCTTGTTTTAATTGGCTTTATGGGAAGTGGCAAAAGCTCCTTATCCCAGCAATTAGGCATAGCTTTAAAGCGTGAAGTTTTAGATACTGATGTTTTGATTAGTGAAAAAGTGGGTTTAAGTGTAGCGCAAATTTTTGAAAAATTTGGCGAAGAGGGGTTTAGAATGCTTGAAAGAAACCTCCTAGAAGAGCTTAAGAGCCTTAAAACCCCCCATATTATTTCTACCGGTGGGGGCATTATTATGCATAATAATTTTAGGGGTTTGGGGAAAGTATTTTATTTAAGGGCAAATTTTGAGGTGATTTTAGAGCGCTTGAGTGCTTATGAATTTCAAAAGCGTCCCCTTTTAAAAGACTTGCAAAAAGCAAAAGAGCTTTATTTAAAGCGTCAAGTTCTCTATGAAAAAAATGCTGATTTTATTATTGATGCTAATGGTGGTTTGCAGAAATCTTTAGAACAAGTGTTAGAATATTGTCTTACTGATTAAAATGCTTTGGAGGCTTTTATGCTAAGTAGAGACATCGTTCAATACGCTAAAGTTCGCACTGAATTGTATGCGTATTTCACTTATTTATTCTCACATAATTTGCGCAATCATCTTCCAGAAATCACTTTAGATTATTTAACACGCCAGATTGACAAAATGAGCGCTGAAATCAAAATGGCAAAAAGCTTTTTTGTGCTTGATTCCAAAGGTTTATTGGTGCTTTCTCCAAGCAGTTTTAAAAGAGGGTATAAAATTGGGGCATTAGAGTATGATTTATGCGAGGGCATTGAACTAGAAAAGGGGGAATTGGGGAATCATAGTTTTAGTGATAAGTATTATTTCTATGAGGCGCTCAATCAAAAACGCTGTATTTTAACCGACCCATATCCTAGCAAAAAGGGCAATCATTTGGTCGTTACTTTGGCTTATCCTCTTTATAATCAAGAGCATGAGCTTGTGTATATTGTGTGTTTGCAAATCCCTTTAAGAGTAGCGATTGCTATTAGCTCACCCTCAAAGTATTTTAAGAGCTTTAATGAGGGGAGCATGGTTATGTATTTTATGATTTCTATCATGCTTACTTTAGTTTCTTTGCTCTTGTTTGTGAAGTGTGTTTCAAGCTTTTGGACAGCTATTGTGCATTTTAATAGTTTTGATATTAAAGAAGTTTTTCACCCTATTGTGCTTTTAACTTTAGCTTTAGCGACCTTTGACTTGGTAAAAGCGATTTTTGAAGAAGAGATTTTAGGGAAAAATAGTCGGGACAACCACTACGCCGTGCATCGCACCATGATTAGATTCTTGGGTTCTATTATTATCGCACTAGCCATTGAGGCTCTCATGCTTGTATTTAAATTCAGTGTGAGCGAACCGGATAAAATCACTTATGCGGTGTATTTGGCTATAGGTGTGGCAGTGCTTTTAATTAGCCTAGCTATTTATGTTAAATTCGCCTATAGTGTCTTACCTAAACAAGGGAATCTAGAATAAACAAGGCAAAAGCCTTGTTGTTGGATTTATTTTTTATGATTTTGTCATAAGTTGATAGAAATTTAAGCTTTTTAGCATTAAAATTTCATTTCATTATTTTAAAATCTTAAATTAAAGGAATGTTATGCGTTGTTGTCATCAAGTTACCCCCCCCCCCTCAAATCGTGATTTTATAAAAATCCCTCATTTTAATCTTTCTCGTGTTTTAAAACTCAGTGCCTTAGCTTTTAGCGTGTCGTGTGCTACAAATAGTGCTCAACTTCAAGAGTTATCTGATCAAAAAATCCAAAAAGAGCAAAAAAAGGCTTTCATGGATACAGATAAAAAGAAAATAGAGCAAGTCCGCTCCAAGCAAAATGCTATGGCAGATAAAAAAGCATTTTTTGCTGGGGTAGGGTATTCGGGTATGGCTAGTGGTTGGGCGGGGCTTTTCCAGCAAAATTGGGGAGATTCTGTCTCTAACATTAATAGTTCTCAAGCTATTTTAAATGGCTTTGATTTGAATGCAGGCTATCAATATATTGGCAAGAAATATCCACTTATAGGTGTGAGAGTAGGCTTTATGTATTCGTTTAAAACTGGAGATTATTATCAAAACCAATCCATACTACAATCTAGTAATAATATTCTAGTGGTTTATCAAGATGAGACTAGTCAAAAAGTATCTATGAATACCTATAGTTTGTTTATAGACTTTTTGAATGATTTTTATCAAAGCAAGAAGTCTTTTGTTGGTTGGTTTTTAGGTGCGGGGTTTGGCGGAGAGAGTGTGAGTTTTGGCTCTAACGCTACAGATTCTGTGGATGTAACCCAATTTCAAGGCTTTGGCACTTTAGGTTTGAGAGGGGGCAATAAGCACCATACCTTAGAAGTTAGTGGCTCTTTGCATGGGGATAAGGGAAATTGCCCTTTTGGTCAAGGCTCTATATGTCCTAATTCTATTTCCAACTCCAATTCCCTATCTGTTAAGTCTGCGTATGGCTTATGGACTATATATGCAACTTGGAATGTGAATTATATCTATCGTTTTTAATGATTTTGTGTTTTAAAATCTTTTGATTATTGATTAAAAATAGTTTTTATAGCTTTTTATAGCTCTCTTTCGGGTAAGACCTTAGACCATTCTTTAATAAGGCGTAAGAATAAGGAAGTATCCGGGGAGTTTTTTTGATGGATAAGCCTTCCCTCTTCTGTAGCCTCCCAAATCACTTTATGATGGCGCATAACTAAATGCCATGATTGCATCATTTCTTGCTTAATAAGTGAGCGCACTCTTTTAGCAAACTCTTGGTTGTGAAACAATACAGCGCTTTCTGTATTAATATCTGCAGAGCGAGGGTCAATATTAAAACTTCCTAAAAGGGTGAGATTATCATCAAAAACAATCGTCTTGCTATGCAAGGAATGTTTAGTGCTAAAACGCCCTTTAATTTGGCGGTTTAAGAAATTGTTGCGGATTTCATAGACATCAGCGCCCATTTTGACTAATTTATTGCGATACCTTTCCCATGCTCCATAGACTACTATGGCATCAGTTGAGGAGAGCGAATTGGTTAAGATTTCTATATCCATGCCCTTAGCGATTTGAGTTTTAAAGGTTTGTATGATTTTTTTGCTTGGTATGAAATAAGATGATGCAATAGATACTGAATCACTAGCATTTTCTAGGGCTTTTTCAAAAGCAAGTTGGATAGGGGAATGTGATGAGGTGGTTGGCTTTTTTTTCATAAGGGGGGCATCAACTTTTGTAGGAGAATCTGCTAAAAAATTAGCCTCACCATAATAGAGATTGTATTGATAAGTTTGAAAGCGTTTTATAAAATCTTCTATCTTATTTTCAAATTCTTGTTTGTCTTCGTAGCTTAGAGGGATACTTTTATGGAATTTGGCAATTTCTTTGGCATTATTTTTTAGCTTTTTGTGTATACCTAGTAGTGAGATAGGCACAGAGCGATAAAAATCCCAATAGGTTTCAAAGCTTTTTTTAGCGTTTAAGGCAACGCCTCCTAAAAATAAGGCATCTAAGTCTAAAAAATTGGTGTCTAAATCATTATCAAAATAATTATCTCCAATATTACGACCTCCCATAATTACGGCAATATTATCTACAATAAATAGTTTATTATGCATGCGTTTTTTAATGCGTTCATAATCTGTAAGCATTTCAAAATAGCGTAAGGCCTTGTTGCGGATATAGTAGGGGTTAAAAATTTTGACTTCAATATTTTTGTGAAAATTCAAAAGCATAATATCTGAAAAGTCAGAATCCAAGCCATTATCATCTATAAGGATACGCACCTTTACCCCACGATTGGCCGCATTCAAAAGCTCTTTAGCAATCACTTGAGAGGAAAGGTCGTTTCTATAAATATAAGTTTGAATATCAATGCTTTTTTGACTCATTCTAATGAGTCCCACTCTATGCAATAAAGCATCAAAACCATCTTCTAAGAGCATGGCTAAACTATAAGTGGGGTTGATAGAAAGCCATTGCTTGTATAAGTTGCCAATAGGGGTTTTGTAGGGGTTGTAGTGAAGAGGGGGATTTAGGGGTGTGTGTGGGGTTTTATGGGTGGCAACAATCCCAAAACACCCACTTAGAAAAAAAATACTAAAGAAAACTAAAAAGCTCCTAAATCTCAAGACCACCCACTAAAAACCAAAAACTAAATGACATGTTAGCGGTTTTTTCCTACTTTTAGCATACGATTACGCAAAGTGGCAATACTACTTTGCAAAGGCAATTCTTTAGGACAAGTGTCATGGCAAGCAATCAAGCTCATGCACCCAAAAACCCCATCATCATCGCCGACTAATTCATAGAAGTTATCATCACTTCTTTCATCATGACTATCAATTAAAAAGCGCATAGCTCTATTCATGCCAGCGGCTCCTATGAAATTAGGACGCATAAGCTTTGTCCCACATGATGCAATACAGCAACCACACTCAATACATCTATCTAGTTCAAAGACTTCTTGAGCCTCATCAGGCTCAATGCGCTTTTCAGGCTTGGTAATATCCACTTCTTCTCTAGAATGCGCCCAGCTTTCCACTCTTTTAGTCATATCACCAAACCAATCACCGGTATTCACACTCAAATCCTTAATGAGCGTAAAGCTTGGCATAGGCATAAGCGTGATTACCCCACTTTCAAAGCTAGAGGTAAGGGTCTTACAAGCTAAGCGTGGTCTGCCATTAACCATCATCGCACAAGAGCCACAAATTCCAGCACGACAAACAAAGTCAAAGCTTAAATCCGGGTCTTGATGCTCTCTAATGAGATTTAAAGCAATAAAGAGCGTCATAGATGGAATCTCTTTGAGCTGATAGTCCCTAAAGTGGGGCTTACTTACCGCACTTTGGGGGTCAAATTTTAATACTCTAATGGTAATGGTGCGTTCGTTCTCACTCATGGTGTCCTCCTTGTGTGTTGGCATTGTGTTTGTCTAATAAATCATGCACATTATAAGAATACAAATGTTGGTTTTTAGCCCTAACTTCTTCATCTTCTAAGCGCACATTTCTTGCTTTATATTTGTCTTGCAATTCAAAAGGCATAAGAGCGTCTTGCACTTCATAGCGGTCTTTACCAAGCTTTTCTAACTCTAAAATAGTTTTTAAAATTTCAGCATCTCGCTCTTCTTTTTTGGGGTGGGGAATGAAATTGCCCTTTTTGCCATAACCTCTAAAGTCGGGGCTAATCTCCATTTTCATAATATCTAATGGCTCATATTCAATAGTGGGCATGTCTTGTTCAGGGTTTGGCCAACTTGCTAGAGTTCTACTGAGCCATTTTTCATCATCTCTTTTAGGATAATCAATTCTAGTATGTGCACCCCTACTTTCAGTGCGCAATAACGCCCCTTGAGTGATACAAAGGGCGAGTTTAAGCATTTTTTTAGTGCGGTAGGCATCTTCTAATTCAGGATTATTGTGTAAAACCTTATTTTTGACACAAATATTTTTAGAGCGTGCATAAAGCTCTTGCAATTCTTTAAGAGCCTCTTCTAATTTAGAGCCCTCTCTAAAAACACCAACTTTCTCGTCCATAATTTCTTTCATGCGCTCTCTAATCTCATACACATCTTCTTTGCCCTCATTGTGTAATAAGAATTGCATATAATCTTGGCTCTTTTGGATAAAGGTTTCTACAACAGCAGTGTTGATATCAATCTCAGCTCCCACACAATGCTCAGCAAAATAATCCCCAATAATCATGCCAGCTACCACAGCCTCACTAACAGAATTACCTCCTAAGCGATTAAAGCCATGCAAATCCCAGCATGCTGCCTCGCCCGCACAAAACAAGCCTTTTAAATGGGTTTCACCCTTAGAGTTTGTCCTAACGCCTCCCATAGAGTAGTGTTGCATGGGTTTAATGGGAATCCAACCTTTTTGCTTAGCATAGCCTTGTGCGTATTCTGGCTCATTAGTAGGCATGCCTTGCATGTTTTCTTTGGTTTGTTCACTATCATCTGCGGGGTCAATGCCAGCAAAGGTCATCGCAATATCTCGCACATCTCTTAGATTCTTTTCTACATGAGGACGCCCTAAAATAGCAATATCCAACCAAACATGGTCTCCATAAGGGCTAGGCACACCATAGCCTTTTTGAATATGCTCTAAAATACGCCTTGAGACAACATCTCTACTAGCAAGCTCTTTTTTCTCAGGCTCATAAGCGGGCATAAAGCGTCTTCCAAATTTATCCCTTAAAACACCTCCATCGCCTCTACAGCCTTCTGTCATTAAAATCCCACTTGGAACTAATGCAGTAGGGTGGAATTGCACTGCCTCCATATTACCTAGCATAGCCACACCGGTTTCTAGGGCAGTTGCAGCTCCTGCACCATCACAAATCACCGCATTAGTGGTGTGCTTATACACACGCCCATAACCACCGGTTGCTAAAAGAGTGCCTTTAGAAACATAGGCTGAAATTTCACCCGTAATCAAGTCTCTTACT contains the following coding sequences:
- the eno gene encoding phosphopyruvate hydratase, whose amino-acid sequence is MISIKDISALEVMDSRGNPTIQATITLSDNTKASAIVPSGASTGKREALELRDNDKTRFLGKGVLKACENVNRVIKDNLVGLDAFNQALVDKVLKELDNTPNYSNLGANATLGVSMALARASAKSLNIPLYRYLGGANALTLPVPMLNIINGGTHANNSIDFQEYMIMPLGFESFKEALRASAEVYQVLKKLLDEKNQLTSVGDEGGFAPNFKNNVEPLEVISQAIEKAGYKLGEEIALALDVASSELVDEKGYYHLKGEDRVLNAFELVAYYEELVSKYPIVSIEDGLSEDDWNGWEFLSKALGHKVQLVGDDLFVTNASILKKGIEKNIANAILIKPNQIGTISETLETIRLAKLHAYKCVMSHRSGESEDSFIADFAVALNTGEIKTGSTARSERIAKYNRLLEIEHELKEGVYLGRELFKRG
- a CDS encoding AMIN domain-containing protein, whose product is MFLKSFISLVIAFSVSYARDNPFDPEITSKNMQGGFSDVYESYFKKLDIDLPTTARILKKISITYQDIDGSIHTKVIPVDKSIDWHYPLKLSQNTLSQSELERRYKIKEFEFVISNNTLTLHSPYKLLRSFVLIEPYRIVLDIKRGSEKIHEVLALEQKFFSQIKLGTHDDFYRISITLDGKYRYILEEKKGAYQLILK
- a CDS encoding shikimate kinase is translated as MINEHLVLIGFMGSGKSSLSQQLGIALKREVLDTDVLISEKVGLSVAQIFEKFGEEGFRMLERNLLEELKSLKTPHIISTGGGIIMHNNFRGLGKVFYLRANFEVILERLSAYEFQKRPLLKDLQKAKELYLKRQVLYEKNADFIIDANGGLQKSLEQVLEYCLTD
- a CDS encoding PDC sensor domain-containing protein, with amino-acid sequence MLSRDIVQYAKVRTELYAYFTYLFSHNLRNHLPEITLDYLTRQIDKMSAEIKMAKSFFVLDSKGLLVLSPSSFKRGYKIGALEYDLCEGIELEKGELGNHSFSDKYYFYEALNQKRCILTDPYPSKKGNHLVVTLAYPLYNQEHELVYIVCLQIPLRVAIAISSPSKYFKSFNEGSMVMYFMISIMLTLVSLLLFVKCVSSFWTAIVHFNSFDIKEVFHPIVLLTLALATFDLVKAIFEEEILGKNSRDNHYAVHRTMIRFLGSIIIALAIEALMLVFKFSVSEPDKITYAVYLAIGVAVLLISLAIYVKFAYSVLPKQGNLE
- a CDS encoding outer membrane beta-barrel protein, giving the protein MRCCHQVTPPPSNRDFIKIPHFNLSRVLKLSALAFSVSCATNSAQLQELSDQKIQKEQKKAFMDTDKKKIEQVRSKQNAMADKKAFFAGVGYSGMASGWAGLFQQNWGDSVSNINSSQAILNGFDLNAGYQYIGKKYPLIGVRVGFMYSFKTGDYYQNQSILQSSNNILVVYQDETSQKVSMNTYSLFIDFLNDFYQSKKSFVGWFLGAGFGGESVSFGSNATDSVDVTQFQGFGTLGLRGGNKHHTLEVSGSLHGDKGNCPFGQGSICPNSISNSNSLSVKSAYGLWTIYATWNVNYIYRF
- a CDS encoding phospholipase D family protein, coding for MRFRSFLVFFSIFFLSGCFGIVATHKTPHTPLNPPLHYNPYKTPIGNLYKQWLSINPTYSLAMLLEDGFDALLHRVGLIRMSQKSIDIQTYIYRNDLSSQVIAKELLNAANRGVKVRILIDDNGLDSDFSDIMLLNFHKNIEVKIFNPYYIRNKALRYFEMLTDYERIKKRMHNKLFIVDNIAVIMGGRNIGDNYFDNDLDTNFLDLDALFLGGVALNAKKSFETYWDFYRSVPISLLGIHKKLKNNAKEIAKFHKSIPLSYEDKQEFENKIEDFIKRFQTYQYNLYYGEANFLADSPTKVDAPLMKKKPTTSSHSPIQLAFEKALENASDSVSIASSYFIPSKKIIQTFKTQIAKGMDIEILTNSLSSTDAIVVYGAWERYRNKLVKMGADVYEIRNNFLNRQIKGRFSTKHSLHSKTIVFDDNLTLLGSFNIDPRSADINTESAVLFHNQEFAKRVRSLIKQEMMQSWHLVMRHHKVIWEATEEGRLIHQKNSPDTSLFLRLIKEWSKVLPEREL
- a CDS encoding fumarate reductase iron-sulfur subunit, with amino-acid sequence MSENERTITIRVLKFDPQSAVSKPHFRDYQLKEIPSMTLFIALNLIREHQDPDLSFDFVCRAGICGSCAMMVNGRPRLACKTLTSSFESGVITLMPMPSFTLIKDLSVNTGDWFGDMTKRVESWAHSREEVDITKPEKRIEPDEAQEVFELDRCIECGCCIASCGTKLMRPNFIGAAGMNRAMRFLIDSHDERSDDNFYELVGDDDGVFGCMSLIACHDTCPKELPLQSSIATLRNRMLKVGKNR
- a CDS encoding fumarate reductase flavoprotein subunit, which translates into the protein MKIHYCDALIIGGGLAGLRASIACKQRGLNTIVLSLVPVRRSHSAAAQGGMQASLANAKKSEGDNEDLHFLDTVKGSDWGCDQQVARMFVTTAPKAIRELASWGVPWTRIKKGDRGAVVNGEHVTITERDDRHGYIQSRDFGGTKKWRTCFTADATGHTMLYAVANEALHHKVDIQDRKDMLALIHQNGKCYGAVVRDLITGEISAYVSKGTLLATGGYGRVYKHTTNAVICDGAGAATALETGVAMLGNMEAVQFHPTALVPSGILMTEGCRGDGGVLRDKFGRRFMPAYEPEKKELASRDVVSRRILEHIQKGYGVPSPYGDHVWLDIAILGRPHVEKNLRDVRDIAMTFAGIDPADDSEQTKENMQGMPTNEPEYAQGYAKQKGWIPIKPMQHYSMGGVRTNSKGETHLKGLFCAGEAACWDLHGFNRLGGNSVSEAVVAGMIIGDYFAEHCVGAEIDINTAVVETFIQKSQDYMQFLLHNEGKEDVYEIRERMKEIMDEKVGVFREGSKLEEALKELQELYARSKNICVKNKVLHNNPELEDAYRTKKMLKLALCITQGALLRTESRGAHTRIDYPKRDDEKWLSRTLASWPNPEQDMPTIEYEPLDIMKMEISPDFRGYGKKGNFIPHPKKEERDAEILKTILELEKLGKDRYEVQDALMPFELQDKYKARNVRLEDEEVRAKNQHLYSYNVHDLLDKHNANTQGGHHE